In uncultured Bacteroides sp., one genomic interval encodes:
- the kbl gene encoding glycine C-acetyltransferase: MYSKMKEYLSNTIAEIKEAGLYKEERLIESAQQAAITVKGKEVLNFCANNYLGLSNNTRLIAAGKEMMDRRGYGMSSVRFICGTQDVHKELEAAISDYFKTEDTILYAACFDANGGVFEPLLGEEDAIISDSLNHASIIDGVRLCKAKRYRYANANMEELEKCLQEAQAQRFRIIVTDGVFSMDGNVAPMDKICDLAEKYDALVMVDECHSAGVVGKNGHGVNEQFNTYGRIDIVTGTLGKAFGGAIGGFTTGRKEIIELLRQRSRPYLFSNSIPPAVVGASLEVFKMLKENNDLHDKLVENVTYFRTKMVEAGFDIKPTQSAICAVMLYDAKLSQEYAAKLLEEGIYVTGFYYPVVPKDQARIRVQISAGHERAHLDRCINAFIKIGKELSVLK, encoded by the coding sequence ATGTACAGCAAAATGAAAGAATACCTCAGCAATACAATTGCTGAAATTAAAGAAGCAGGGCTTTACAAAGAAGAGCGATTAATTGAGAGTGCACAACAAGCTGCAATTACTGTAAAAGGAAAAGAAGTGCTGAATTTTTGTGCTAACAATTATCTTGGATTATCTAATAATACTCGTTTGATTGCTGCAGGAAAAGAAATGATGGACAGACGAGGATACGGAATGTCTTCAGTACGTTTCATTTGTGGTACACAAGATGTTCACAAAGAACTGGAAGCTGCCATCTCCGATTATTTCAAAACAGAAGACACCATTCTTTATGCAGCATGCTTTGATGCTAATGGCGGTGTATTTGAACCATTATTGGGAGAAGAGGACGCTATCATTTCAGATTCTTTAAATCATGCATCAATCATTGACGGAGTAAGACTTTGCAAAGCTAAGCGCTATCGTTATGCCAATGCAAACATGGAAGAACTTGAAAAATGCTTGCAGGAAGCTCAAGCACAACGCTTCCGCATTATTGTAACCGACGGAGTTTTCTCAATGGATGGCAATGTAGCCCCAATGGATAAAATCTGCGACTTAGCAGAAAAATACGATGCACTTGTAATGGTTGACGAATGTCACTCTGCAGGTGTGGTTGGAAAAAACGGACATGGTGTAAATGAGCAATTCAACACATACGGTAGAATCGATATTGTGACTGGTACTCTGGGAAAAGCATTCGGAGGTGCAATCGGGGGATTTACAACAGGTCGTAAAGAGATTATCGAGCTGCTTCGTCAGCGTTCACGTCCTTATTTGTTCTCAAATTCTATTCCACCAGCAGTAGTAGGCGCAAGTCTGGAAGTATTCAAAATGCTTAAAGAAAACAATGACCTGCACGACAAACTGGTTGAGAATGTAACTTATTTCCGTACAAAAATGGTCGAAGCCGGATTTGATATCAAACCGACTCAAAGTGCTATTTGCGCAGTAATGCTTTACGATGCAAAACTGTCACAGGAGTATGCAGCCAAATTATTGGAAGAAGGCATTTATGTAACAGGTTTCTATTATCCTGTAGTACCAAAAGATCAGGCTCGTATCCGTGTTCAGATCTCAGCCGGACACGAAAGAGCTCATCTGGACAGATGTATCAACGCATTCATTAAAATAGGAAAAGAACTAAGTGTCTTGAAATAA
- a CDS encoding lysophospholipid acyltransferase family protein encodes MKILYYIYQICIALPLLFVLTILTALTTIVGCTLGSAHFWGYHPGKIWSRLICFFLLIRVKVNGKENLKGKTSYVFVANHQGAFDIFLIYGYLGRNFKWMMKKGIRKILFVGRACEKAGHIFVDRSGPKKVLETIRKTKASLTEGTSVVVFPEGARSFTGHMGYFKKGAFQLADDLQLPVVPLTIEGSFEILPRTGKWIHRHNLTLTIHKPIPPKGKGLKNAQEILEESYNVVESALPSELKGMVHNPDQN; translated from the coding sequence ATGAAGATATTATATTATATCTACCAAATTTGCATTGCACTTCCCTTACTGTTTGTATTAACTATACTTACTGCATTAACCACTATTGTGGGATGCACATTGGGAAGTGCACATTTTTGGGGATATCATCCTGGTAAAATATGGTCTCGACTTATATGCTTTTTTTTACTGATACGCGTTAAAGTCAACGGAAAAGAAAATCTTAAGGGAAAAACATCTTATGTATTTGTGGCAAATCATCAGGGAGCATTTGATATATTCCTGATATATGGTTATCTGGGACGAAACTTCAAGTGGATGATGAAAAAGGGAATACGGAAAATTCTTTTTGTTGGAAGAGCTTGCGAGAAAGCCGGTCACATATTCGTTGACAGAAGTGGTCCAAAAAAAGTTTTAGAGACAATAAGAAAAACAAAAGCCAGCCTTACAGAAGGAACATCCGTAGTAGTATTCCCTGAAGGCGCAAGAAGCTTCACTGGACATATGGGTTATTTTAAGAAAGGAGCCTTTCAGCTAGCTGACGATTTACAGTTGCCTGTAGTACCATTAACCATTGAAGGCTCATTTGAGATTCTTCCTCGTACAGGCAAGTGGATACATCGTCATAATCTGACGCTCACCATTCACAAGCCTATCCCTCCAAAAGGGAAAGGATTAAAAAACGCACAGGAGATATTAGAGGAATCTTACAACGTTGTAGAAAGTGCCCTTCCTTCAGAACTAAAAGGAATGGTTCATAATCCAGATCAAAATTAA
- a CDS encoding DUF4369 domain-containing protein, which translates to MKFYFSLVLVLLTLTSCNKSYKITGVSSVSNLDGKTLFLKVAQDGQWVNVDSAEIVHGEFTMKGCVDSVQMVSLFVDDENIMPMVLEGGNIEINISNTKLSVKGSPLNDKLYAFVEKKASMDTRVEELEHKEAKMILDGVDPAEINQILTKESDQLMNEMNGYVKSFIAENYENVLGPGVFMMMCSNFPYPLMTPALEDIVKSSPESFKNNPLIKEYVTKAHENMQSIQEHQIMQQNEQQQAAMMSQTQPAAASN; encoded by the coding sequence ATGAAATTCTACTTTTCATTAGTCTTGGTTTTATTGACATTGACTTCTTGCAATAAAAGTTATAAAATTACAGGTGTATCTTCAGTTTCTAATTTAGATGGAAAGACGTTATTTCTTAAAGTTGCTCAAGATGGACAATGGGTGAATGTAGATTCGGCAGAGATTGTTCATGGAGAATTTACAATGAAAGGATGTGTGGATTCAGTGCAGATGGTATCTCTTTTCGTGGACGATGAGAATATTATGCCAATGGTATTGGAAGGTGGAAACATTGAAATAAATATATCCAATACAAAACTTTCCGTGAAGGGCTCTCCGCTGAATGATAAATTATATGCTTTTGTTGAAAAGAAAGCATCTATGGATACTCGGGTTGAAGAACTGGAACATAAAGAAGCAAAAATGATTTTGGATGGTGTTGATCCGGCTGAAATAAATCAGATACTTACAAAAGAAAGTGATCAGCTAATGAATGAGATGAATGGATATGTGAAGTCTTTTATTGCTGAAAATTATGAAAATGTACTGGGCCCCGGAGTCTTTATGATGATGTGCAGCAATTTTCCTTATCCATTGATGACTCCTGCTTTGGAAGATATAGTAAAAAGCTCTCCTGAATCATTTAAAAATAATCCCCTGATTAAAGAATATGTGACTAAGGCTCACGAAAACATGCAATCAATTCAGGAACATCAGATTATGCAGCAAAACGAACAGCAACAAGCTGCAATGATGTCTCAGACTCAGCCTGCTGCTGCTAGTAATTAA